One stretch of Musicola paradisiaca NCPPB 2511 DNA includes these proteins:
- the motB gene encoding flagellar motor protein MotB, protein MKHQHPIIRKKRKSGHAAHHGGSWKIAYADFMTAMMALFLVMWLIAISSPSQLAQIAEYFRTPLKIAITSGPKMSDASNPIPGGGADPTHQEGDVSRQIDTMDGRLEEIKLNKLRERLDQLIEADPRLRALRPHLLIEMVDEGLRIQIIDSNNRPMFKTGSAQVEPYMSDILRAIAPILNDIPNKISLSGHTDDARYATGERGYSNWELSADRANASRRELIAGGLTEGKVLRVVGMADTMNLKQAKDGSDAINRRISLVVLNKQAQENIERENAESSAVNIDKIENLQNMGLDKSKSVDGSAENSNGMTLPQPETNGTPAPAATGAPAQAPVPAVAPASGANGASTPGRRQPTTALPAAPDSQATPSSISRDSQQR, encoded by the coding sequence ATGAAACATCAACATCCCATTATCCGCAAAAAACGTAAATCGGGACATGCGGCTCATCATGGCGGTTCATGGAAAATTGCCTATGCTGACTTTATGACAGCCATGATGGCACTTTTCTTGGTTATGTGGCTTATCGCTATTTCATCTCCATCCCAGCTAGCTCAGATTGCTGAGTATTTTCGTACACCCTTGAAAATTGCGATTACATCCGGGCCCAAAATGAGTGATGCATCAAATCCTATACCGGGCGGAGGGGCTGATCCGACTCATCAGGAAGGGGATGTATCGAGGCAGATCGATACGATGGATGGACGACTCGAAGAAATAAAACTCAATAAATTGCGTGAGCGTCTTGATCAGTTGATCGAAGCTGATCCGCGTTTACGTGCACTGCGGCCTCATTTATTGATCGAAATGGTTGATGAAGGGTTGCGTATACAGATAATTGATAGCAACAACAGGCCTATGTTTAAAACCGGTAGTGCTCAGGTAGAACCTTACATGAGTGATATTTTGCGAGCTATAGCGCCGATACTTAATGATATCCCTAATAAAATCAGCCTCTCTGGACACACTGATGATGCAAGGTACGCGACAGGGGAAAGAGGTTATAGCAACTGGGAGTTGTCTGCCGATCGAGCAAATGCATCACGACGCGAGTTGATTGCTGGAGGATTGACTGAAGGTAAAGTACTTCGGGTTGTAGGGATGGCTGATACAATGAACTTAAAGCAAGCCAAAGATGGCAGCGATGCTATCAACCGCCGTATCAGTCTGGTTGTGCTAAATAAGCAGGCACAGGAAAATATCGAGCGTGAGAATGCTGAAAGTAGTGCCGTCAACATTGATAAAATAGAGAATTTGCAGAATATGGGGTTGGATAAGTCTAAATCTGTCGATGGCTCTGCCGAAAACAGTAATGGTATGACTTTACCACAACCCGAGACTAACGGGACGCCTGCGCCGGCTGCAACCGGGGCTCCTGCTCAAGCACCGGTTCCGGCAGTGGCACCAGCATCGGGCGCGAATGGAGCATCGACACCAGGTCGTCGGCAGCCGACAACTGCGTTGCCTGCCGCACCTGATAGTCAGGCGACACCTTCTTCAATAAGCCGCGATTCACAGCAGAGGTGA
- the cheA gene encoding chemotaxis protein CheA — translation MDMSAFYQTFFDEADELLADMEQHLLQLDPSAPDTEQMNAIFRAAHSIKGGAGTFGFTILQETTHLLENLLDGARRGEMRLSTDIINLFLETKDIMQEQLDAYKTSQEPNAESFEYICQALRQLALESKEEPSASESVPAAVAVKTENAVGGPSASAASGHGGLYISLTKLKEQDIPQLLEELGNLGTIKDTQQTSNSVDVMLETSASEDDISAVLCFVLEPDQISFKNASEGSGANEAAPVLAVEVVPTAPAIAEVAAVPEESQPKSQPSAPVAKAGSDAGKARPKTGDTSIRVAVEKVDQLINLVGELVITQSMIAQRSSALDPVAHGDLLNSMGQLERNARDLQESVMSIRMMPMEYVFSRFPRLVRDLAAKLGKEVELTLLGSSTELDKSLIERIIDPLTHLVRNSLDHGIESPEKRIAAGKPAVGNLTLSAEHQGGNICIEVIDDGAGLNRERILAKALSQGMAVSESMTDEDVGMLIFAPGFSTAEKVTDVSGRGVGMDVVKRNIQEMGGHVEIHFQKGKGTTIRILLPLTLAILDGMSVKVSGEVFILPLNAVMESLQPQAEDLYPLAGGERVLQVRGEYLPLVELYQVFDVAEAKTDATQGIVVILQSAGRRYALLVDQLIGQHQVVVKNLESNYRKVPGVSAATILGDGSVALIVDVSALQALYREKRVAETAA, via the coding sequence ATGGACATGAGTGCTTTCTATCAAACATTCTTTGATGAAGCAGATGAATTGCTGGCGGATATGGAGCAGCATTTATTGCAGCTTGATCCATCAGCTCCTGATACGGAACAAATGAACGCCATATTCCGCGCTGCTCACTCGATTAAAGGGGGCGCAGGAACTTTCGGTTTTACTATATTACAAGAAACCACGCATCTATTAGAAAACCTGTTGGATGGTGCCCGTCGCGGAGAAATGCGACTGAGTACCGATATTATCAACCTGTTTTTGGAAACAAAAGATATCATGCAGGAACAGTTGGATGCTTATAAAACCTCGCAGGAACCCAATGCGGAAAGCTTTGAGTATATTTGCCAAGCTCTGCGTCAGCTCGCTCTGGAGTCAAAAGAAGAACCGAGCGCGTCTGAGTCTGTTCCTGCGGCAGTAGCAGTTAAAACAGAAAACGCTGTGGGTGGCCCGTCGGCATCAGCTGCTTCGGGACATGGCGGACTGTACATTTCCCTCACGAAACTGAAAGAGCAGGATATTCCCCAATTACTTGAAGAACTGGGAAATCTTGGAACCATCAAAGACACTCAGCAAACAAGCAATAGTGTTGATGTAATGCTGGAAACCTCCGCCAGTGAGGATGATATCAGTGCTGTGTTGTGTTTCGTTCTTGAACCCGATCAGATCAGTTTCAAGAATGCATCCGAGGGTTCTGGCGCCAATGAAGCGGCTCCGGTTCTTGCGGTTGAGGTAGTGCCTACCGCGCCGGCCATTGCTGAAGTGGCAGCCGTTCCAGAGGAATCTCAGCCCAAGTCTCAACCAAGTGCACCTGTCGCTAAGGCTGGTAGTGATGCAGGCAAGGCGAGGCCCAAAACCGGCGATACCAGCATCCGTGTTGCCGTGGAAAAAGTTGATCAGCTAATAAACCTGGTTGGTGAACTGGTCATTACTCAATCGATGATAGCTCAACGCTCAAGCGCTCTTGATCCTGTCGCTCATGGTGACTTACTTAACAGCATGGGGCAATTGGAACGCAATGCACGTGACCTTCAAGAGTCTGTTATGTCGATCCGTATGATGCCGATGGAGTACGTATTTAGCCGTTTCCCTCGACTGGTACGTGATTTGGCAGCCAAGTTGGGCAAAGAGGTTGAACTGACATTATTGGGTAGTTCGACAGAACTGGATAAGAGTCTGATCGAACGCATTATCGACCCATTAACCCATCTGGTTCGTAATAGCCTTGATCATGGTATCGAGTCGCCGGAAAAACGCATTGCGGCAGGCAAACCTGCGGTGGGTAATCTGACATTATCCGCTGAGCATCAGGGTGGGAATATTTGCATCGAGGTTATCGACGATGGTGCGGGCCTTAATCGTGAGCGTATTCTCGCCAAGGCTCTATCACAGGGAATGGCTGTTAGTGAAAGCATGACGGATGAAGATGTCGGAATGCTGATTTTTGCCCCTGGCTTTTCTACGGCGGAAAAAGTAACCGATGTGTCTGGCCGTGGCGTAGGTATGGATGTTGTTAAACGAAATATCCAGGAAATGGGCGGTCACGTTGAAATTCACTTTCAGAAAGGTAAAGGAACCACCATTCGAATTCTGTTGCCGTTAACTTTGGCCATCCTTGATGGGATGTCAGTGAAAGTCAGCGGTGAAGTATTTATTCTGCCATTAAATGCAGTAATGGAGTCTTTGCAGCCGCAGGCGGAAGACTTGTATCCGTTGGCCGGCGGAGAGCGAGTGCTGCAGGTTCGTGGCGAATATTTACCGTTGGTTGAGTTGTATCAGGTGTTTGATGTCGCAGAGGCCAAGACGGATGCTACTCAAGGTATCGTCGTAATACTGCAAAGTGCGGGGCGGCGTTATGCACTTTTAGTCGATCAGCTCATTGGTCAACATCAGGTTGTAGTTAAAAACCTGGAAAGTAATTATCGCAAGGTGCCGGGAGTTTCAGCCGCGACTATTCTAGGGGATGGTAGCGTAGCATTGATCGTCGATGTATCGGCGCTTCAGGCACTGTATCGGGAGAAGCGAGTGGCTGAAACCGCTGCTTGA
- the cheW gene encoding chemotaxis protein CheW yields MTGLANVTKLAGETVGQEFLIFTLGDEEYGVDILKVQEIRGYDQVTRIANTPSFIKGVTNLRGVIVPIVDLRIKFAQQEVDYDDNTVVIVLNLSQRVVGIVVDGVSDVLSLTADQIRPAPEFAVTLSTEYLTGLGSLGERMLILVDIEKLLSSEEMALVDSVTKI; encoded by the coding sequence ATGACTGGACTTGCAAATGTTACGAAATTGGCTGGCGAGACAGTAGGTCAGGAATTCCTGATTTTTACTCTGGGCGATGAAGAGTACGGTGTTGATATTCTGAAAGTACAGGAGATACGCGGTTACGACCAAGTGACACGTATTGCCAACACGCCATCATTTATTAAGGGTGTGACAAATCTGCGCGGAGTTATTGTTCCGATTGTTGATTTACGTATCAAATTTGCACAGCAGGAAGTGGATTATGATGATAACACTGTTGTCATCGTGCTCAACCTTAGCCAGCGTGTAGTAGGTATCGTTGTTGACGGCGTTTCGGATGTGCTTTCCTTGACGGCAGATCAGATTCGTCCGGCGCCTGAATTCGCAGTGACTTTGTCGACGGAATATCTGACCGGGCTGGGTTCATTGGGCGAACGAATGCTGATTCTCGTTGATATCGAGAAATTATTAAGCAGTGAAGAGATGGCCTTGGTTGATAGCGTTACAAAAATCTAA
- a CDS encoding methyl-accepting chemotaxis protein: MLNRIKVVTSLIIALGLFSALQIASGGLFFHALKSDREIFKVTQVINQQKSELDSTWSYLLQTRNTLNRAGTRYALDVSGGKSGGVSANDLIALAKKQLVVANAHFANYEKIPYVEQQDAVVAQAIKENYNALNSALNELIVFISNGQLKEFFDQPTQSFQDKFEKAYYSYKESYDKVYNQAIVENNSAYSSSIWILGSVAVLLLIMVLMMWVSITRSLIYPLNSLIEHIRQMAKGVLTTRIDFHGSNEMGILADNLRHMQSEFITTVSAVRHGAEAIYTGASEISAGNNDLSSRTEQQASSLEETAASMEQLTATVKQNAENARQASQLALNASETAQKGGKVVDNVVKTMHNIAGSSQKIADITSVIDGIAFQTNILALNAAVEAARAGEQGRGFAVVAGEVRSLAQRSAQAAKEIKSLIDDSVSRVDEGSILVESAGETMGEIVSSVTRVTDIMGEIASASDEQSRGIEQVGLAVTEMDQVTQQNAALVEESATAAVALEEQVRILNQAVAVFQLPVSGKSMAQSVSHDHARVSAPKVGLVKVASDRKESKASDNWEKF; encoded by the coding sequence ATGCTTAATCGTATAAAAGTTGTCACCAGTTTGATTATTGCACTGGGGTTATTTAGTGCGCTTCAAATTGCTTCGGGTGGTCTATTTTTTCATGCTTTAAAATCAGACCGAGAAATATTCAAAGTTACTCAGGTAATTAATCAGCAAAAATCTGAGCTAGACTCTACGTGGTCTTATCTCTTGCAGACACGCAACACGTTGAACCGTGCTGGAACCCGATATGCACTTGATGTGTCCGGTGGAAAATCTGGTGGAGTTAGCGCTAATGATTTGATCGCTTTGGCCAAAAAGCAGTTAGTTGTTGCTAATGCCCATTTCGCTAATTATGAAAAGATACCCTATGTTGAACAGCAAGACGCCGTTGTAGCACAGGCGATAAAAGAGAATTATAACGCATTAAACAGTGCGCTAAATGAGTTAATCGTTTTTATTTCCAACGGACAGCTAAAAGAATTTTTTGATCAGCCGACACAAAGTTTCCAGGACAAATTTGAAAAGGCCTATTACTCTTACAAAGAGTCTTACGATAAAGTATACAATCAAGCGATCGTGGAAAATAATTCGGCCTATTCTTCTTCGATTTGGATTCTCGGTTCAGTGGCCGTATTACTGCTGATAATGGTGCTTATGATGTGGGTGAGTATTACTCGTTCGCTGATTTATCCACTGAACTCGTTGATAGAACATATTCGCCAGATGGCTAAAGGTGTTTTGACAACACGTATTGATTTCCATGGTTCCAATGAGATGGGCATTCTGGCTGATAATTTACGGCATATGCAGAGTGAGTTCATCACGACGGTCAGTGCTGTCCGGCATGGAGCTGAAGCCATTTACACTGGTGCTAGCGAGATTAGCGCTGGCAATAATGATCTTTCTTCCAGAACGGAACAACAAGCTTCATCTCTTGAAGAAACAGCCGCCAGCATGGAACAACTGACAGCGACTGTGAAGCAGAATGCGGAGAATGCTCGCCAGGCTAGTCAATTGGCGCTGAATGCGTCGGAAACCGCGCAGAAAGGCGGTAAGGTTGTTGATAATGTGGTGAAAACCATGCACAACATTGCTGGGAGTTCGCAAAAAATCGCAGATATTACCAGCGTGATTGATGGTATTGCATTTCAGACCAACATATTGGCGCTCAATGCTGCAGTAGAAGCAGCCAGAGCGGGCGAGCAAGGTCGTGGTTTTGCCGTTGTCGCGGGTGAAGTAAGAAGTCTTGCTCAACGCAGTGCTCAGGCAGCCAAAGAAATCAAATCGCTCATTGATGATTCTGTCAGCCGTGTGGATGAAGGCTCGATCCTGGTTGAAAGTGCAGGTGAGACCATGGGAGAAATCGTCAGCTCGGTGACTCGCGTGACGGATATTATGGGTGAGATTGCATCTGCATCTGATGAGCAAAGCCGTGGAATAGAACAGGTCGGACTGGCCGTCACTGAAATGGATCAGGTCACTCAACAAAATGCCGCTTTGGTGGAGGAATCTGCAACAGCTGCTGTTGCTCTTGAAGAGCAGGTACGCATTTTGAATCAGGCTGTTGCGGTTTTTCAGTTGCCTGTCAGTGGGAAATCGATGGCACAATCAGTGAGTCATGATCATGCCAGAGTGAGCGCTCCGAAAGTTGGGCTAGTGAAGGTTGCATCAGATAGAAAAGAAAGCAAAGCATCGGATAACTGGGAAAAATTCTAG
- a CDS encoding protein-glutamate methylesterase/protein-glutamine glutaminase, whose amino-acid sequence MSKIKVLCVDDSALMRQIMTEIINSHPDMEVVATAPDPLVARDLIKKFNPQVLTLDVEMPRMDGLDFLEKLMRLRPMPVVMVSSLTGKGSEITLRALELGAIDFVTKPQLGIREGMLAYSELIAEKIRMAAKARLPQRNTTVTPTLVMPSTPLLSSEKLIAIGASTGGTEAIRHVLQPLPPTSPALLITQHMPPGFTKSFAERLNKLCQITVKEAEDGERVLPGHAYIAPGARHLELMRSGANYQVKLHDGPPVNRHRPSVDVLFHSVAQYAGRNAVGVILTGMGNDGAAGMLELHQAGAYTIAQNEASCVVFGMPREAIALGGVDEVVDLHQVSQRMLAQISAGQALRI is encoded by the coding sequence ATGAGTAAAATAAAAGTATTGTGTGTTGATGATTCTGCGTTAATGCGCCAGATCATGACTGAAATCATTAATAGCCATCCCGATATGGAAGTAGTCGCTACAGCCCCTGACCCATTGGTGGCGCGTGACCTTATTAAAAAATTCAATCCGCAGGTATTGACGCTGGATGTGGAAATGCCGCGGATGGATGGGTTGGATTTTCTTGAAAAACTGATGCGTCTTCGCCCTATGCCGGTAGTCATGGTTTCGTCTTTGACAGGAAAAGGTTCAGAAATTACGTTGCGTGCTCTGGAACTGGGTGCGATTGATTTTGTCACGAAGCCCCAATTGGGTATTCGTGAAGGGATGTTGGCCTATAGTGAGTTGATCGCTGAAAAAATACGCATGGCTGCCAAAGCTCGTTTACCTCAGCGTAATACAACGGTAACGCCGACTCTTGTTATGCCAAGTACGCCGTTGTTGAGTAGTGAAAAATTAATTGCAATCGGTGCATCAACGGGTGGAACGGAAGCCATCAGGCATGTATTACAGCCTCTTCCGCCAACCAGTCCGGCATTGTTGATCACTCAACATATGCCACCTGGATTTACTAAATCTTTTGCTGAACGCCTGAATAAATTGTGTCAGATTACAGTGAAAGAAGCGGAAGATGGTGAGCGTGTTTTACCTGGTCACGCTTATATAGCTCCGGGAGCTCGCCACCTTGAGTTGATGCGCAGTGGTGCAAACTATCAAGTAAAATTGCATGATGGCCCGCCGGTCAATCGTCATCGCCCTTCGGTTGACGTGTTGTTTCATTCTGTAGCACAGTACGCGGGCCGGAATGCTGTTGGGGTTATTCTGACGGGAATGGGGAACGATGGTGCGGCAGGTATGCTGGAATTGCATCAGGCAGGGGCTTACACCATTGCACAGAATGAAGCCAGTTGTGTGGTATTCGGTATGCCGCGAGAGGCTATTGCACTCGGTGGTGTCGATGAGGTGGTGGATTTGCACCAGGTGAGTCAGCGCATGCTGGCACAAATTTCTGCTGGACAGGCATTACGTATATAG
- the cheY gene encoding chemotaxis response regulator CheY, with product MADKELRFLVVDDFSTMRRIVRNLLKELGFNNVDEAEDGADALNKLRAGGFDFVISDWNMPNMDGLELLQAIRADGALSKLPVLMVTAEAKKENIIAAAQAGASGYVVKPFTAATLEEKLSKIFEKLGI from the coding sequence ATGGCTGATAAAGAACTCAGGTTTTTAGTAGTGGATGATTTTTCGACGATGCGTCGTATTGTTCGAAATCTACTAAAAGAGCTGGGCTTTAATAATGTAGATGAAGCGGAAGATGGTGCGGATGCGCTGAATAAGCTTCGTGCAGGCGGTTTCGACTTTGTAATATCAGACTGGAATATGCCTAATATGGACGGGTTGGAATTGTTGCAGGCGATCCGAGCCGATGGTGCTCTTTCCAAGCTCCCAGTCTTGATGGTGACTGCTGAGGCTAAGAAAGAAAACATTATTGCCGCCGCACAAGCGGGTGCGAGTGGTTATGTTGTTAAACCTTTTACTGCCGCAACACTTGAAGAAAAGCTTAGCAAGATTTTCGAAAAGCTGGGTATTTAA
- the cheZ gene encoding protein phosphatase CheZ yields MNPHPMPSSDQATATEIISRIGQLTRMLRDSLKELGLDQAIAEAAEAIPDARDRLDYVVQMTAQAAERALSCVEAAQPRQNQLEVEAKSLKDRWDQWFENPIELADARELVTDTRNYLETVPDHTGFTNAQLLEIMMAQDFQDLTGQVIKRMMDVVQEIEKQLLMVLLENIPDKPSADRRANDGLLNGPQVDKTAAGIVSNQDQVDDLLDSLGF; encoded by the coding sequence ATGAATCCACATCCGATGCCCTCTAGCGATCAAGCCACTGCCACAGAGATAATATCTCGCATCGGGCAATTGACTCGCATGTTGCGTGACAGCCTAAAAGAACTTGGTTTGGATCAAGCGATTGCCGAAGCTGCAGAAGCTATTCCTGATGCTCGTGATCGACTTGATTATGTTGTCCAAATGACTGCGCAGGCGGCAGAACGTGCGCTAAGTTGTGTGGAAGCCGCTCAGCCGCGACAGAATCAATTGGAGGTTGAAGCAAAATCTCTAAAAGATCGTTGGGATCAATGGTTTGAAAACCCAATTGAACTAGCGGATGCTCGTGAGTTGGTGACAGATACTCGTAATTATCTTGAGACGGTTCCTGACCATACGGGGTTCACTAATGCCCAATTGCTGGAAATCATGATGGCGCAGGATTTCCAGGATCTTACTGGTCAGGTTATCAAAAGGATGATGGATGTCGTTCAGGAAATAGAGAAGCAGTTGTTGATGGTGTTGCTGGAAAATATTCCAGACAAACCATCTGCAGATCGACGTGCTAATGATGGGCTGCTTAACGGACCTCAAGTTGATAAGACTGCTGCTGGAATTGTCTCCAATCAGGATCAAGTCGACGATTTGCTGGATAGTCTGGGATTCTGA
- the flhB gene encoding flagellar biosynthesis protein FlhB: protein MADDSDLEKTEAPTPHRKEKAREEGQIPRSRELTSIMMLVVGLGILWMAGDIVARRLALLLSQGLFFTHEMISDDKQMLKHMLGLLKLGGSALVPIILGTVVVAIAAPVMLGGLIFSTKQMEFNLNKLNPISGIKRLVSSQMLAELFKAILKAVVVGGITSLFLWHNWQDILRLVSEPLFSAVTDSLHFAIFCGFFVLIGLIPMVGFDVFWQIWSHLKKLRMSKQDIRDEFKQNEGDPHVKGRIRQLQRAMAQRRMMADVPKADVIVTNPTHYAVALQYNEQKMSAPKVLAKGAGEIALKIRELGNEHKIPILEAPPLARALYKHSEIGKNIPSTLYAAVAEVLVWVYQIKRWKREGGIVPRKPTNLPVPDSLDFAKENIIDG from the coding sequence GTGGCAGATGATAGCGATCTGGAGAAAACAGAAGCTCCTACCCCCCACCGAAAGGAAAAAGCTCGAGAAGAAGGTCAAATCCCTCGCTCGCGTGAGCTAACGTCCATCATGATGTTGGTCGTTGGGTTGGGTATCTTGTGGATGGCCGGAGATATTGTTGCCCGCCGTCTAGCGCTATTGCTGAGCCAGGGGTTGTTTTTCACCCATGAAATGATCAGTGACGACAAACAGATGCTCAAACATATGTTGGGCCTGCTCAAGTTGGGAGGCTCGGCCTTGGTTCCTATTATCCTGGGGACGGTTGTTGTAGCAATCGCCGCTCCGGTCATGCTGGGGGGGTTGATTTTTTCTACCAAACAGATGGAGTTCAATCTGAATAAGTTGAACCCCATTTCTGGGATAAAACGTTTAGTGTCATCGCAGATGTTGGCGGAACTGTTTAAGGCTATCCTCAAGGCTGTGGTCGTCGGGGGCATTACCAGCTTATTCCTATGGCATAATTGGCAGGATATACTGCGGCTGGTGTCTGAACCACTATTCAGTGCGGTGACTGATTCGTTACATTTTGCGATTTTTTGTGGTTTTTTTGTACTTATTGGTTTGATCCCAATGGTCGGATTTGATGTGTTCTGGCAGATATGGAGCCATCTCAAGAAATTGAGAATGAGCAAACAGGATATCCGTGATGAATTTAAACAGAATGAGGGTGATCCCCATGTCAAGGGCCGCATTCGTCAGTTGCAGCGAGCTATGGCCCAGCGGCGTATGATGGCAGATGTGCCTAAAGCGGATGTAATCGTCACCAACCCGACGCATTATGCTGTGGCCTTGCAGTACAATGAACAAAAAATGAGTGCACCGAAAGTGCTTGCGAAAGGTGCCGGAGAGATAGCCTTGAAAATCAGAGAATTAGGTAATGAGCATAAGATACCTATTCTTGAGGCTCCTCCGCTGGCCCGGGCACTGTATAAACATTCCGAGATTGGCAAGAATATTCCTTCCACTCTTTATGCCGCAGTTGCGGAAGTTCTTGTCTGGGTCTACCAGATTAAGCGCTGGAAACGTGAAGGAGGGATTGTCCCTCGTAAACCAACGAATTTACCTGTGCCAGATTCACTGGACTTTGCTAAAGAGAACATAATTGATGGCTAA
- the flhA gene encoding flagellar biosynthesis protein FlhA, translated as MANLASLLRLPGNFKDTQWQILAGPVLILMILSMMVLPLPPFILDLLFTFNIALSVMVLLVAMFTQRTLDFAAFPTILLFSTLLRLSLNVASTRIILLEGHTGAAAAGRVVEAFGHFLVGGNFAIGLVVFIILILINFMVITKGAGRIAEVGARFVLDGMPGKQMAIDADLNAGLIGEADAKRRRSEVAQEADFYGSMDGASKFVRGDAIAGLVIMAINVIGGLLVGVLQHNMPLGKAAESYTLLTIGDGLVAQIPALVISTAAGVIVTRVSTDQDVGEQMVTQLFNNPRVMVLSAAVLGLMGLVPGMPNFVFLLFTTILLGLAWWMRHSEEKKAAQSAVEPTKAESQQPQIVEANWSDVQLEDQLGLEVGYRLIPMVDFQQNGELLGRIRSIRKKFAQEIGFLPPVVHIRDNLELQPASYRIFMKGVEIGSGEAHPGRWMAINPGNAVGKLTGDITKDPAFGLPAVWIDSALKDQAQAQGYTVVEASTVVATHLNHLLNVHASDLFGRQEAQQLMDRVSKEMPKLTDDFIPGVVTLTVFHKVMQNLLAERVSIRDMYTILETLAEHAPVQKDPNELTVVVRVALGRAITQQWFPGKDDIQVIGLESTLERVLLQALQNGGGLEPGLADRLLSQSQDAVQHQEMLGAPPVLLVTHALRPLLSRFLRRSLPQLVVLSNQEITDTRQIRMTSIIGGAGNK; from the coding sequence ATGGCTAATCTGGCTTCATTGCTGCGCCTGCCAGGCAATTTCAAAGATACACAGTGGCAAATATTAGCAGGACCCGTGCTGATCCTGATGATTTTGTCAATGATGGTGTTGCCATTACCACCGTTTATCCTTGATTTGCTGTTTACTTTCAATATCGCATTATCCGTGATGGTTCTACTCGTCGCGATGTTTACGCAGCGCACGCTGGATTTTGCTGCTTTCCCGACGATCCTACTGTTCTCAACATTGTTGCGTCTTTCGCTTAACGTAGCGTCTACCCGTATCATTCTGCTGGAAGGGCATACTGGGGCGGCAGCGGCTGGGCGGGTGGTTGAAGCATTTGGTCATTTCCTGGTCGGAGGCAACTTTGCCATCGGGTTGGTGGTTTTTATCATACTGATACTTATAAATTTTATGGTAATTACCAAAGGTGCCGGCCGTATTGCGGAAGTGGGTGCCCGTTTTGTTCTTGACGGTATGCCAGGTAAGCAGATGGCGATCGATGCGGATCTTAATGCCGGCCTGATTGGTGAGGCTGACGCTAAGCGCCGTCGTTCAGAGGTCGCTCAGGAAGCTGATTTCTATGGTTCAATGGATGGTGCGAGTAAGTTTGTGCGTGGCGATGCCATCGCCGGGCTGGTTATCATGGCCATTAATGTTATCGGAGGACTGCTGGTCGGGGTTCTTCAGCATAATATGCCGCTTGGTAAGGCCGCAGAAAGTTATACCTTGCTGACCATCGGCGATGGGTTAGTTGCCCAAATACCTGCATTGGTTATTTCAACTGCAGCTGGTGTTATTGTTACTCGGGTAAGCACGGATCAGGATGTCGGCGAACAGATGGTGACCCAACTGTTCAATAACCCGCGAGTGATGGTTCTGAGTGCTGCAGTGTTGGGGTTGATGGGGTTGGTACCCGGAATGCCCAACTTCGTGTTTTTGTTGTTCACGACTATTTTGCTTGGCCTGGCGTGGTGGATGCGTCATAGCGAAGAGAAAAAAGCTGCTCAGTCTGCAGTAGAGCCAACTAAAGCGGAAAGTCAGCAGCCTCAGATTGTTGAAGCCAATTGGTCTGATGTACAACTTGAAGATCAGCTAGGACTGGAAGTTGGTTACAGATTAATTCCTATGGTTGATTTTCAACAGAATGGCGAATTGCTGGGGCGAATTCGTAGTATCCGGAAAAAATTTGCACAAGAAATCGGATTTTTGCCTCCGGTTGTGCATATTCGCGATAACCTTGAGCTTCAACCGGCTAGCTATCGTATTTTTATGAAAGGGGTCGAGATCGGAAGCGGTGAAGCGCATCCAGGTCGTTGGATGGCCATTAATCCGGGAAATGCGGTTGGTAAACTTACCGGTGATATTACAAAAGATCCTGCGTTTGGATTACCCGCGGTATGGATTGACAGCGCGTTGAAAGATCAAGCGCAAGCTCAAGGATATACCGTGGTCGAGGCCAGTACGGTGGTTGCAACCCATCTTAACCATTTGCTTAATGTTCATGCCAGTGATCTGTTTGGTCGCCAGGAGGCCCAGCAGTTGATGGATCGGGTGTCAAAAGAGATGCCTAAGCTGACGGATGACTTTATTCCTGGGGTCGTGACGCTGACTGTATTCCATAAGGTTATGCAGAATTTGCTGGCGGAGCGTGTGTCTATTCGTGATATGTACACGATTTTAGAAACGTTGGCTGAACATGCCCCAGTGCAGAAAGATCCGAATGAACTCACTGTGGTTGTTCGTGTTGCATTGGGACGTGCAATCACTCAGCAATGGTTCCCTGGGAAAGATGATATACAGGTTATCGGTCTTGAATCGACGCTGGAGCGCGTACTGTTGCAGGCACTACAAAATGGCGGAGGGTTGGAGCCTGGGTTGGCCGATCGTTTGTTAAGTCAGTCTCAGGATGCAGTGCAACATCAGGAAATGCTTGGTGCACCTCCTGTACTGCTGGTCACTCATGCATTGAGACCACTATTGTCGCGTTTTCTCCGACGTAGCCTGCCACAACTTGTTGTGCTGTCTAATCAGGAGATTACGGATACTCGTCAGATCCGGATGACATCGATCATCGGCGGAGCTGGCAACAAGTGA